The following proteins come from a genomic window of Candidatus Eisenbacteria bacterium:
- a CDS encoding T9SS type A sorting domain-containing protein, with amino-acid sequence MLLSLGWGAAPGQCNDSLEFTPPITCQPAEGEPVDLRAGTLDLLKSGDGLWLGWTTAPEYGESPQVNLTRLPIHPVRPALATIGLSGPPFDSLRELALVPVAGESTLVLFYGRDSSAGDQLWLAEIPNGNMPDEPVIPRMIPGIAGGLYSWDAISWGDDCLVVWASRALQQPLKIEAMMIDASGHPGDAWLITSQEAGVNPVAAGSSNGGLAAWSIFGSKIAGRLLDGTGRPAGAPLSLWEIPPDRRVDQIQIAATAHGYLVGWVSDALQAENRELRMGRIDSAGAVLDSSGVLISTGALTDEIDLDIEWTGGSGEVGWAVWWDLYDRLVGRRFCLTIDDSIRFLDEEPVRLIAPTRTEPAATYSQVALTSGGGWFWAAAIRTAVSTPAGDIAGEIWGQAINPDGVRESADGLSLIQRTDPVNPSVLWDSRDYIVYLFSPMWDGGAYFPFMVNPVTLRVYPQSPVRTTAHPEDPHVEAADPFGTFQVRMMRRPVNAIEIVRLNRLHHLENSIHFRLLDEGPVSPPSLILQRGELFVAAVDGGRVWIRVIDAYLTLLTERSLGGESGMPEQVKIVDVAGELYLFWSEVDDGRLVLRRSRLAAGAFPQPPEGEWVLEMPSEGGWTAAGSEEYGFVVWTGGAAADSLLAFRFNVQGTRLDLDPLFLAATRAVEPHPAAVWDGRTFVIHCSEDTGTQLVRVDESGSVLSVDWVPGDVVIKDSAAGAGPSVLLAEDGGRIRLMLEPPGPPMPFALMSPADNDTLWVNRPTFRWQAAQDIDVDDNVTYTLNIALNPNFEEAILYPALEDTFYTIPNELSGDSLYYWDVTASDRFGLSRSSANGRRKFTISSESTPAFVQEFSTRFAADRKIVEMTWVFRGENNLRGVFIDRRIEDGPWVRLTAIPLPVGLSGPFIDTEPPEWATLDYRLVGMWDGSVETILVSSQVFTAVIQGSSHLLPPYPNPMTGSVTIRFELAESGRVSISIYDVQGRLVDKVQDKRYSIGPHTTYWDGRDSVENRVAGGIYILKFEYPGGVKHSKIIVSGDR; translated from the coding sequence ATGCTCCTATCTCTCGGATGGGGGGCCGCGCCGGGTCAATGCAATGATTCTCTGGAATTCACTCCGCCGATCACATGCCAACCGGCCGAGGGAGAGCCGGTCGATCTTAGGGCCGGCACATTGGACTTATTGAAGTCCGGAGACGGGTTGTGGCTGGGATGGACCACGGCCCCGGAGTATGGTGAATCTCCACAGGTAAATTTAACCAGGCTGCCGATTCACCCGGTCCGCCCCGCGCTGGCAACCATCGGTTTGTCCGGTCCCCCCTTCGATTCCCTTCGTGAATTGGCTCTGGTCCCGGTGGCCGGGGAATCCACGCTTGTACTTTTTTATGGCCGGGACTCCTCAGCAGGAGATCAGCTTTGGTTGGCTGAGATTCCAAACGGAAATATGCCGGATGAACCGGTTATCCCGCGTATGATTCCCGGGATCGCGGGCGGGCTCTATTCCTGGGATGCGATTTCATGGGGAGATGATTGTCTCGTCGTGTGGGCCAGTCGCGCTCTTCAACAACCTCTGAAAATAGAAGCGATGATGATTGATGCCTCGGGACATCCTGGAGACGCATGGCTTATAACATCCCAAGAAGCGGGCGTGAATCCGGTTGCGGCCGGCTCGTCGAATGGCGGATTGGCGGCATGGTCGATCTTTGGAAGCAAGATCGCGGGGCGACTATTGGACGGGACGGGCCGTCCGGCGGGCGCCCCGCTCTCTCTCTGGGAAATTCCACCGGATAGGCGGGTTGATCAAATCCAAATCGCGGCCACCGCGCATGGGTATCTCGTCGGATGGGTATCGGATGCGCTGCAAGCGGAAAATAGGGAACTCCGGATGGGACGGATCGATTCCGCCGGCGCCGTTTTGGATTCTTCCGGCGTGCTGATAAGCACGGGGGCGCTTACCGATGAAATTGATTTGGACATAGAATGGACCGGCGGATCCGGTGAGGTAGGATGGGCCGTCTGGTGGGATTTGTATGATCGCCTCGTCGGCCGGCGCTTCTGTTTAACAATTGACGATTCGATTCGCTTCCTGGATGAAGAACCCGTGAGACTCATTGCCCCAACAAGAACGGAACCAGCCGCCACTTATTCTCAGGTCGCGCTGACGTCGGGCGGGGGGTGGTTTTGGGCCGCCGCAATACGGACAGCTGTTTCCACCCCCGCAGGCGATATCGCCGGCGAAATCTGGGGACAGGCAATCAATCCTGATGGAGTACGGGAATCAGCCGATGGGCTCTCTTTGATCCAAAGGACGGATCCGGTGAATCCGTCGGTGCTGTGGGACAGCCGGGATTACATTGTCTATCTTTTTTCACCAATGTGGGATGGAGGGGCTTATTTCCCCTTTATGGTCAATCCCGTCACCCTGAGGGTATATCCGCAAAGTCCGGTTCGAACAACCGCCCATCCGGAAGACCCTCACGTGGAAGCGGCCGATCCCTTCGGTACCTTCCAGGTCCGAATGATGCGCCGTCCGGTGAATGCCATCGAGATTGTCCGATTGAATCGTCTTCATCATTTGGAGAATTCGATTCATTTCCGGCTTCTTGATGAAGGTCCGGTTTCCCCACCTTCTTTAATACTGCAGAGGGGAGAGTTGTTTGTAGCGGCGGTCGACGGCGGTCGCGTTTGGATTCGGGTGATAGATGCTTATCTGACACTTCTGACCGAGAGATCACTTGGTGGGGAATCAGGAATGCCGGAGCAGGTGAAAATTGTCGATGTTGCCGGTGAATTGTACCTCTTTTGGAGTGAAGTGGATGATGGGCGCCTGGTTCTTCGCCGCAGCCGGCTCGCGGCCGGCGCTTTTCCACAACCCCCGGAAGGTGAATGGGTGCTGGAAATGCCGAGCGAGGGCGGTTGGACGGCCGCCGGCAGTGAAGAGTATGGATTTGTTGTTTGGACTGGGGGAGCGGCGGCCGATTCTCTGCTGGCATTCCGGTTTAATGTACAGGGAACACGGCTCGACTTGGATCCTCTCTTTCTGGCCGCGACACGGGCGGTGGAGCCGCATCCGGCGGCTGTCTGGGACGGCCGGACCTTTGTTATACATTGTTCTGAGGATACCGGAACACAGCTTGTGCGGGTGGATGAATCGGGCTCGGTTCTCAGTGTTGATTGGGTGCCGGGGGATGTTGTGATCAAGGACTCGGCGGCCGGAGCCGGCCCTTCAGTGCTTCTTGCGGAAGATGGGGGCCGCATCCGGCTCATGTTGGAGCCCCCGGGGCCTCCAATGCCGTTCGCATTGATGTCCCCGGCGGACAATGATACCCTCTGGGTGAATCGTCCCACGTTTCGTTGGCAAGCGGCCCAGGATATTGATGTTGATGATAATGTTACTTATACATTGAATATTGCTCTCAATCCAAACTTTGAAGAAGCGATCTTATACCCGGCGCTTGAAGACACATTCTATACCATTCCAAATGAATTGAGCGGGGATTCATTGTACTATTGGGATGTCACGGCATCGGATCGATTTGGCTTGAGCCGGTCATCCGCCAACGGCCGGCGGAAATTCACCATCTCATCAGAATCGACGCCGGCGTTCGTTCAAGAATTCTCAACAAGGTTCGCCGCCGATCGGAAGATCGTGGAGATGACCTGGGTGTTTCGCGGCGAAAACAACCTTCGGGGTGTTTTTATCGATCGCCGCATTGAGGACGGGCCGTGGGTCCGCCTGACAGCGATCCCGCTTCCCGTCGGTCTATCCGGGCCATTCATCGATACGGAGCCCCCGGAATGGGCGACCCTGGATTATCGTCTTGTAGGAATGTGGGACGGATCGGTCGAGACGATACTTGTTTCATCGCAGGTGTTTACGGCGGTGATCCAGGGTTCCTCGCATCTCTTACCGCCCTATCCAAATCCTATGACGGGGTCGGTAACAATTAGATTCGAATTGGCCGAGAGTGGCAGGGTTTCCATTTCGATCTACGACGTTCAGGGCCGGCTGGTCGATAAGGTCCAAGATAAACGATACTCTATCGGACCTCACACGACCTATTGGGACGGAAGAGACTCGGTGGAGAATCGCGTGGCGGGCGGGATTTATATTCTGAAATTTGAATATCCGGGCGGAGTAAAACACAGCAAGATAATTGTCTCTGGAGATAGGTGA
- a CDS encoding glycosyltransferase family 4 protein, with amino-acid sequence MAVATEVDLSQPYGNMVHLTEMLSSLSGLGWDITLFVPRRPGTGYDDRIHALPYAIVPITLRKIPKFSIPIYEVQVSREILRRHRDKPWDLIYTRSDLYSLGGWFAAHRLKIPHIVELNSLKGEELYQADRSLILSRFIEAIEGWLVRNSDIAVTVSSGLRKEILRHHHLSNDKCAVIENGVNTAHFRPKVRPPHIPPMNIVFTGQFSPFQGVPTLLEAAALLDSSFQVTIVGGGPHAAINSDLAATINSLSNVCLHGPCPYQELPDLLTRFHVGISPYTSRWRHVAGGPSPIKVYAYLAAGLPVIATRLPGLEFIEDKGVGILVPAEDPRALSRAIKKLQADPMAREEMSLRALKLAQESFDWNHRAARLDRLLRERLQAQAYQ; translated from the coding sequence ATGGCGGTTGCAACAGAGGTCGATCTTTCCCAACCCTATGGAAATATGGTTCATCTTACCGAAATGCTTTCCTCCCTCTCCGGACTGGGCTGGGATATCACACTCTTTGTGCCCCGCAGACCCGGAACCGGCTATGATGACCGGATTCACGCCCTCCCCTACGCTATTGTCCCTATCACGCTTCGCAAGATCCCAAAATTCAGCATCCCGATATATGAGGTACAGGTCAGCCGCGAGATCCTGCGCCGTCATCGCGACAAACCGTGGGATCTCATCTATACGCGGTCCGATCTCTATTCCCTCGGAGGTTGGTTTGCGGCCCACCGCTTGAAAATTCCACATATTGTGGAACTCAATAGCCTAAAGGGTGAAGAGCTCTACCAGGCGGATCGTTCGTTGATTCTCTCGCGTTTTATCGAAGCTATTGAGGGTTGGCTGGTGAGGAATTCGGATATCGCTGTCACGGTTTCATCGGGGTTACGGAAAGAAATTCTAAGGCATCATCATCTCTCGAATGATAAATGCGCCGTGATTGAAAACGGCGTTAACACCGCCCACTTCCGGCCGAAGGTGAGACCGCCGCATATTCCCCCCATGAATATTGTTTTCACCGGACAGTTTTCCCCGTTTCAGGGAGTGCCGACGCTTTTAGAAGCGGCGGCGTTGTTGGATTCATCGTTTCAAGTCACGATCGTGGGTGGCGGTCCGCACGCCGCTATAAATAGTGATTTGGCGGCTACGATAAATTCTCTCAGCAACGTCTGCCTGCACGGCCCCTGCCCCTACCAGGAATTGCCCGATCTCTTGACCCGATTTCATGTCGGTATCTCGCCCTATACCAGCAGATGGCGCCATGTCGCCGGAGGACCCTCACCCATAAAGGTTTATGCCTATTTGGCCGCCGGACTACCCGTTATCGCAACCAGGCTTCCGGGATTGGAGTTCATTGAGGATAAGGGCGTCGGGATCCTCGTGCCGGCGGAAGATCCTCGCGCCCTGTCTCGAGCGATCAAGAAGCTGCAGGCCGATCCCATGGCACGGGAGGAAATGAGCCTCCGCGCATTGAAACTGGCGCAAGAATCCTTTGATTGGAATCATCGGGCCGCAAGGCTTGACCGTTTGCTGCGGGAACGACTCCAGGCTCAAGCTTACCAATAA
- a CDS encoding TonB-dependent receptor, giving the protein MRAPSFIRFIVVGMLILPVEGLCGDPAGLESLLFQEIPSVFTASKTDQEIERATAVVTVITDEDIQRWGARTLYEVLKRVPGFFPSSQATWTLTGSRGLTSDGNDHVLLLIDGHVQNSIIGQGYQQQDMLPILQKVKKIEIVRGPGSVLWGSSAVMGVINIITKDGDGGEESDHTSVAYGARDGMLNANFIRTLGSPGGELSGIVSLSYWESKGYNRPDKSGDGTAWDSAEADNVEGNVEFPWGRIGDWPPIDQHKDGWEIYSKIKVGTAHEFLARVAESRVVYPWDTWMNNPGSELTMRKTYLSYKHNKHVNEKVSINSTIYGDILLQNRFPSYAELFRSGEGDNRDHMQDQSNEERAFGAEFAATLNFTNSNRAIAGLKAVRVMVGPNRDSRFDIAENTPTSTDYPYIGVESGYDNTLAAYFEDTWDFNNRRTTAFLGSRLEYNDFREEKAVLLPRGGLIHSLTDNLTMKYVYNSGYLRPNAVYSKTSGIIVDENRGPNQDILLVDKSERIQNHEVQIYLKDRRNYAGINLFYMMIDNYISFDANNLPQGYKNLGEAVSTGFELEARRQLGERWNLYGNYSYVKAELDNSQHQGALTNDKNQTLNYPRHMYNLGCSWVNRGNNTLNLNLNGWRDMYIVKPLNSEGSGGEFGYLAGEMYFDVDYRFNRLFHSSLELSIFCMNMFDNTDEIGMIVNNGVWYPRGRNIGLSLGYYW; this is encoded by the coding sequence ATGAGAGCTCCATCATTCATTCGATTCATCGTGGTGGGGATGCTGATCCTTCCAGTCGAAGGACTATGCGGCGATCCCGCTGGGCTGGAATCCTTGCTTTTTCAGGAAATCCCCTCCGTCTTCACGGCTTCAAAAACAGATCAAGAGATTGAGCGGGCAACGGCTGTCGTTACGGTAATCACTGATGAAGACATTCAAAGATGGGGCGCCCGGACTCTTTATGAAGTCCTCAAACGAGTCCCCGGTTTTTTCCCCTCCTCTCAGGCCACTTGGACGCTCACCGGAAGCCGCGGGCTGACCTCAGACGGAAATGACCATGTCTTATTGTTAATTGATGGACATGTTCAGAACAGCATCATTGGACAGGGTTACCAACAGCAGGATATGCTGCCCATCCTTCAAAAAGTTAAAAAAATTGAGATTGTTCGGGGACCAGGATCAGTTCTTTGGGGATCCAGTGCTGTGATGGGCGTTATCAATATCATTACAAAAGACGGTGATGGTGGTGAAGAAAGCGATCACACCTCCGTTGCCTATGGCGCCAGAGACGGGATGCTCAACGCCAATTTTATTCGCACACTGGGCAGTCCAGGCGGCGAACTTTCTGGAATTGTCTCTCTCTCGTATTGGGAATCGAAGGGGTATAACCGACCCGACAAATCAGGAGATGGAACGGCGTGGGATTCGGCGGAAGCGGATAATGTGGAGGGTAATGTTGAATTCCCTTGGGGCCGGATAGGCGATTGGCCGCCGATTGATCAACACAAGGATGGGTGGGAGATTTACTCCAAAATCAAGGTGGGAACCGCCCACGAGTTCCTCGCCCGGGTCGCTGAAAGCCGTGTCGTCTATCCATGGGATACATGGATGAATAATCCAGGCTCAGAGCTGACAATGAGAAAAACCTATCTTTCATACAAGCATAACAAGCATGTCAATGAAAAGGTGAGCATAAATTCAACGATTTATGGCGACATTCTCCTGCAAAACAGGTTTCCAAGTTATGCGGAGCTTTTCCGTTCCGGTGAGGGTGACAATCGCGATCACATGCAGGACCAATCAAACGAGGAAAGAGCCTTTGGAGCGGAGTTTGCGGCGACCCTGAATTTTACAAACTCAAACCGGGCCATAGCCGGGCTGAAGGCTGTAAGGGTTATGGTGGGTCCAAACAGAGATTCGCGCTTTGATATCGCCGAAAATACACCGACCTCGACCGATTATCCCTATATAGGAGTCGAATCAGGGTATGACAACACCTTGGCCGCCTATTTCGAAGATACATGGGATTTCAATAATCGGCGGACCACGGCATTTTTGGGTTCCAGACTGGAATACAATGATTTCCGTGAAGAGAAGGCCGTCCTCCTGCCCCGAGGCGGACTGATCCACTCGCTGACGGACAATCTGACGATGAAATATGTTTATAATTCAGGATATCTAAGACCTAACGCGGTATACTCAAAAACTTCAGGGATCATCGTTGATGAAAACAGAGGTCCGAATCAGGATATCCTGCTGGTGGATAAATCTGAGAGGATTCAGAATCACGAAGTTCAAATTTATCTTAAAGACCGCCGTAATTATGCCGGTATCAATCTCTTTTATATGATGATTGATAACTATATTTCCTTCGATGCCAACAATCTCCCACAGGGTTATAAGAACCTGGGCGAAGCGGTTTCAACGGGATTCGAGTTAGAAGCGCGGCGTCAACTGGGTGAACGCTGGAATCTCTACGGCAATTATTCATATGTCAAGGCTGAACTGGATAATAGCCAGCACCAAGGGGCGCTGACCAATGATAAAAACCAAACGCTGAATTATCCCCGTCACATGTATAATTTGGGATGCAGCTGGGTCAATAGGGGAAACAATACATTAAATCTCAATCTCAATGGCTGGCGGGATATGTATATTGTCAAACCATTGAATTCCGAGGGCTCCGGCGGGGAATTCGGCTATCTTGCCGGTGAAATGTATTTTGATGTCGATTACCGCTTTAACAGACTCTTTCATTCAAGTCTGGAGTTGTCGATCTTCTGTATGAATATGTTTGATAATACTGATGAAATCGGGATGATTGTCAATAACGGCGTTTGGTACCCCCGGGGCCGCAACATCGGCTTGTCGCTGGGATATTATTGGTAA
- a CDS encoding response regulator has protein sequence MTGRHFRYLGIRTRVALLALLFLPIVTAVTVFYFSHHSTLLIYSGAFERVDAIGRTFAFNSEYGLLIRDVSKLDNIIGGVTSESDIEFAFVVDEDRHILSTSDSLLKTTMATMVLNSTSRETREKPELIDIQPYGNVYLLAYPIYSETSVEISELSLFETETKADQYILGYAFLGFSPKRLQAQISHVRKGIALVVALLSLATFVFIFLSLHFLVKNVRRLLSATKRAGAGDLSTQVNINSRDEIEELGLGFNKMIQDLKKSTVSIDILQEEQQRFRDVAEISGDWIWETDNRGIFIYSNSVGENILGFGQSEIIGKSVFSIMRSIEGDIELQFQKFAKSIPIRNIVSKYPHKNGQLIDVETNAVSIRDKSGRITGYRGVNRDVSGRKLAEEKLKQAKEKAEMADKAKSEFLANMSHEIRTPMNGIIGLSNLLSETSLAKEQQEFVQAICSCGDSLLNIINDVLDFSKIEAAKLELENIDFDLRRTLEDIGSVMFIKADQQGVDYHQVLEPNVPTLLKGDPGRIRQILFNLIGNALKFTSEGEVCVHVSLVEEYDESILLKYAVTDTGIGIPDDVIKRLFVAFNQADSSTTRRFGGTGLGLAISKRLTEMMSGTIGIESKEGEGSTFWFTTLLERSRIKPQAPKQDDLSISKTKILLVDPNHTNRLALRSLLMKWDCRTEETADSAVALAKLKEARANNDPFKIAIINLSLDYAEVTQLTRQLKNDDDEMNTKLIGMTTISKHIETEQLEDLGLSTCISRPIKLSQLYDCLVTLLYDKGRDQTEETLINPSALSSSEKKDIRILVAEDNKVNQLVALKILESLGYRGEIAENGLVAIAMLEKKKYDLVFMDVQMPEMDGFEATRIIRSGDTEIEDPTLPIIAMTAHSLMGDREKCLKAGMNDYVSKPVQPKELSAVLGRWITHRSFDNGRYPPKAA, from the coding sequence ATGACCGGTCGGCATTTTAGATATTTGGGCATAAGAACAAGAGTGGCGCTGCTGGCCCTGCTCTTCCTGCCCATTGTCACGGCCGTTACGGTATTCTATTTTTCGCACCATAGCACCCTTCTAATATACAGCGGAGCTTTTGAACGGGTAGACGCGATCGGCCGGACTTTTGCCTTTAACTCTGAATACGGGCTGCTGATCCGGGACGTCTCAAAATTAGACAATATTATCGGCGGCGTCACCAGCGAATCTGACATTGAATTCGCCTTTGTCGTCGATGAAGACAGACACATCCTGTCCACCTCTGATTCCCTTCTTAAAACGACGATGGCCACTATGGTTTTGAATTCAACCAGCAGAGAGACGAGAGAGAAACCGGAGCTCATCGATATCCAACCCTATGGAAACGTATATCTGCTGGCATATCCCATTTACTCCGAAACTTCGGTCGAGATTTCAGAGCTGAGCCTGTTTGAAACAGAAACAAAGGCGGATCAATATATACTTGGATATGCCTTCCTGGGTTTTTCTCCCAAGAGATTGCAGGCCCAGATATCACATGTCAGAAAAGGAATCGCTCTTGTTGTCGCCTTGCTTTCCCTCGCAACATTTGTCTTTATTTTCCTGAGCCTTCACTTTCTTGTCAAAAATGTGCGCCGGCTCCTAAGCGCCACAAAGCGAGCCGGCGCCGGTGATTTGTCCACTCAGGTGAATATCAACTCACGGGATGAAATTGAAGAGCTCGGCCTGGGCTTCAACAAGATGATCCAGGATTTAAAGAAATCCACCGTCTCCATAGACATCCTTCAGGAAGAACAGCAACGTTTCCGGGATGTCGCCGAAATCAGCGGTGATTGGATTTGGGAAACAGATAATCGTGGCATATTCATCTACAGTAATTCTGTTGGTGAAAATATACTTGGGTTCGGGCAGAGCGAAATCATTGGGAAAAGTGTTTTTAGTATCATGCGCTCCATCGAAGGTGACATTGAATTGCAATTCCAAAAATTCGCGAAGAGCATACCAATACGCAATATAGTCTCGAAGTACCCACACAAAAATGGACAGCTCATTGATGTAGAAACCAATGCGGTCTCGATCAGAGATAAAAGCGGCAGGATTACCGGTTACCGCGGAGTCAACCGAGACGTCAGCGGTAGAAAGCTGGCGGAGGAAAAGCTCAAGCAAGCCAAAGAGAAGGCGGAGATGGCCGACAAGGCAAAGTCGGAATTCCTAGCCAATATGAGCCATGAAATCCGCACTCCCATGAACGGAATTATCGGCCTCTCGAATCTTCTAAGTGAAACTTCCTTGGCGAAGGAACAACAGGAGTTCGTTCAAGCTATTTGCAGTTGCGGCGACTCTCTTTTAAACATTATCAATGATGTGCTTGATTTCTCTAAAATTGAAGCGGCGAAGCTGGAGCTCGAGAATATCGATTTTGACCTGCGCCGGACCTTAGAAGACATAGGCAGCGTTATGTTCATCAAAGCCGATCAACAGGGGGTTGATTACCATCAGGTCCTTGAACCTAATGTTCCCACTCTCTTGAAAGGCGACCCTGGACGAATTCGGCAAATCCTCTTCAATCTTATTGGAAACGCCCTGAAATTCACCAGCGAGGGAGAAGTGTGTGTCCATGTTTCTTTAGTTGAGGAATATGATGAAAGCATTCTCTTGAAGTACGCCGTGACCGATACCGGTATCGGCATACCGGACGATGTCATCAAACGACTCTTTGTCGCTTTCAACCAAGCAGACTCGTCAACCACCCGGAGATTCGGGGGGACGGGTTTGGGCCTTGCTATTTCAAAACGTCTTACCGAGATGATGAGTGGAACCATCGGTATTGAAAGCAAAGAGGGCGAGGGTTCCACGTTCTGGTTTACAACTCTTCTCGAGCGAAGCCGTATAAAACCCCAAGCGCCCAAGCAAGACGATTTGAGCATCTCGAAGACGAAAATCCTGCTGGTAGACCCCAACCACACCAATCGCCTGGCGCTTCGTTCATTGCTCATGAAGTGGGATTGCCGAACCGAAGAGACTGCCGACTCAGCGGTCGCGTTGGCTAAACTCAAAGAGGCTCGGGCAAACAACGATCCGTTTAAAATAGCGATCATCAACTTGTCTTTGGACTATGCTGAAGTCACGCAACTCACGCGTCAATTGAAGAATGATGATGACGAGATGAATACAAAGTTGATTGGGATGACAACAATAAGCAAACACATTGAGACTGAGCAATTGGAGGACCTCGGGCTCTCGACGTGCATCTCCAGGCCGATCAAGTTGTCCCAGCTTTATGATTGTCTCGTTACGCTGCTATATGATAAAGGCAGAGATCAGACCGAAGAAACGCTGATTAATCCGTCAGCCTTGTCAAGCTCTGAAAAGAAAGATATTAGAATTCTGGTAGCAGAAGACAACAAGGTGAACCAACTCGTTGCGTTAAAAATTCTTGAGAGTCTTGGTTACAGAGGGGAAATCGCCGAGAACGGACTCGTCGCCATCGCAATGCTCGAGAAGAAGAAATATGACTTGGTCTTTATGGATGTTCAAATGCCGGAGATGGATGGTTTCGAGGCCACAAGGATCATCCGCAGCGGAGATACGGAGATTGAGGATCCGACCCTGCCCATCATCGCCATGACCGCGCATTCTTTGATGGGTGATCGTGAAAAGTGCCTCAAGGCGGGAATGAACGATTATGTCTCAAAACCGGTTCAACCCAAGGAACTCTCAGCCGTTCTTGGAAGATGGATCACGCATCGCTCATTTGATAATGGAAGATATCCTCCTAAGGCGGCTTAG
- a CDS encoding ATP-dependent 6-phosphofructokinase, giving the protein MRIGILTGGGDVPGLNSCIRAVTYRAYEDGHQVVGIRRGWWGLLAHQAGEEMSDSEHILWLTKQQVRTVDRHGGTFLHTSRTNPAKVRNGEMPEHLRNRFREQAAAGPVDTTEVILRNISDLKLDVLVAIGGDDTLSYAARLKKEGIPIIAIPKTMDNDVNGTDYCIGFSTAVTRSVNFITDLRTPAGSHERIAIIELFGRNCGETALLTGYLASTDRTVISEVSFDIEKLTDFLVQDFRANPSHYAILTISEGARMNGGGIVQGGKEDAYGHQKLGGIGDIVAAEIERISGHKTLVQRLGYLMRSGPPDSVDRLVAYNYGNLAYELIQEKQFGELVAIRSGCYTSVPLEISIQGHRQIAIETLYDADVYRPRITSVRGKPMYLY; this is encoded by the coding sequence ATGCGTATCGGGATCTTGACCGGAGGGGGAGATGTCCCAGGACTGAACTCCTGTATCCGCGCCGTCACCTATCGCGCCTATGAAGACGGCCACCAGGTGGTGGGCATCCGTAGGGGATGGTGGGGGTTGTTGGCTCATCAAGCCGGAGAGGAAATGTCCGATTCCGAGCATATACTCTGGTTGACAAAGCAACAGGTTCGCACGGTTGATCGCCATGGTGGAACATTCCTGCATACATCGCGGACAAATCCGGCAAAAGTGCGCAACGGTGAGATGCCGGAACATCTTCGGAACCGTTTTAGGGAGCAGGCGGCCGCGGGTCCGGTCGATACCACCGAAGTTATTCTGCGGAATATCTCGGATCTCAAGTTGGATGTTTTAGTCGCCATCGGCGGAGACGATACCCTTTCTTACGCCGCTCGATTGAAGAAAGAGGGCATCCCTATTATTGCCATTCCAAAAACCATGGACAATGATGTCAATGGCACTGATTATTGTATAGGTTTTTCCACAGCCGTGACGCGAAGCGTAAACTTCATCACCGATTTGCGAACACCGGCCGGCTCGCATGAACGGATAGCGATTATTGAGCTCTTTGGCCGGAATTGCGGTGAAACGGCGCTTCTAACCGGGTACCTCGCCAGTACCGATCGGACCGTCATATCAGAGGTATCCTTCGACATCGAAAAGCTGACCGATTTCTTGGTTCAGGATTTCCGGGCGAATCCAAGTCACTACGCGATCCTGACGATCAGTGAAGGGGCGCGGATGAACGGGGGTGGGATTGTCCAGGGCGGGAAAGAAGACGCCTACGGACACCAAAAACTTGGCGGTATCGGCGACATTGTCGCCGCGGAGATTGAAAGAATATCCGGGCACAAAACGCTGGTGCAACGCCTGGGCTATTTGATGCGGAGCGGCCCTCCCGATTCCGTGGACAGGCTTGTGGCCTACAATTATGGCAATCTGGCCTATGAATTAATCCAAGAAAAGCAATTCGGTGAATTGGTCGCCATCAGGAGTGGATGCTATACGAGCGTTCCATTGGAAATCTCCATACAAGGGCATCGCCAAATTGCGATAGAAACCCTGTATGACGCTGATGTGTACAGGCCGAGGATTACAAGCGTCCGTGGCAAGCCGATGTATCTCTATTGA